From Halorubrum salinarum, the proteins below share one genomic window:
- a CDS encoding DNA topoisomerase I, with translation MSRGPELIITEKDNAARRIADILSGESATAERMNDVNVYEWGGKRCIGLSGHVVGVDFPAEYNDWRDVEPVELIDAPVTKTPTQEGIVAALRRLARNASRVVIATDYDREGELIGKEAYELVREVNEDVPVDRVRFSSITENEVKKAFANPDDLDFELAAAGEARQTIDLTWGAALTRFLSLSARQMGDDFISVGRVQGPTLKLIVDREREIQAFDPESYWELTGELAKSGGDPFEARYFYLNDEGNERERVWDEAVADTLTEALAAAEAATVDDVDRRTQTDDPPTPFNTTAFIRAAGSLGYSAQRAMSLAEDLYTAGYVTYPRTDNTVYPDDLEPEELIEELSAASTFGADTASLLDGDGDIEPTEGDEETTDHPPIHPTGELPSASDLSDDEWEVYELIVRRFLATCADPATWERLRVVALANGEATPIAADADGLAALRDPEDAAGPADLVADGGLRLKANGKRLLEAGYHDVYPYRSSDERIVPDVEVGETLSLSDRATEAKETQPPRRYGQSRLIEEMEKRQLGTKATRHRTIEKLYDRNYVESDPPRPTRLAEAVVEAAEEFADRIVSEEMTAQLERDMAAIAAGEKDYDEVTADSRELLSRVFDDLTESREAVGDHLQTSLKADKTLGPCPECGSDLLVRKSRQGSYFVGCDGYPDCEYTLPLPSTGKPLLLDETCEDHDLRHVKMLAGRKTFVHGCPQCKADEADEQEDEVIGLCPDCGEEHGGELAIKRLRSGSRLVGCTRYPDCDYSLPLPRRGEIEVTDETCEEHDLPHLRVHSGDDPWELGCPICNYREFTARQEGSELQTVEGIGEKTAEKLKDAGVGGVDDLKSADPDDLAADVDGVGADTVRDWQAKAD, from the coding sequence ATGAGTCGCGGCCCCGAGCTGATCATCACGGAGAAAGACAACGCGGCGCGGCGCATCGCCGACATCCTGAGCGGCGAGTCCGCGACCGCGGAGCGGATGAACGACGTCAACGTCTACGAGTGGGGCGGCAAGCGGTGTATCGGGCTCTCCGGCCACGTCGTCGGCGTCGACTTTCCGGCCGAGTACAACGACTGGCGCGACGTGGAGCCGGTCGAGCTGATCGACGCGCCCGTCACGAAGACGCCGACGCAGGAGGGGATCGTCGCCGCGCTGCGCCGGCTCGCCCGCAACGCCTCCCGCGTCGTCATCGCGACCGACTACGACCGCGAGGGCGAGCTGATCGGCAAGGAGGCGTACGAGCTCGTCCGCGAGGTCAACGAGGACGTGCCCGTCGACCGCGTGCGCTTCTCGTCGATCACGGAAAACGAGGTGAAAAAGGCGTTCGCGAACCCCGACGACCTCGACTTCGAGCTGGCGGCCGCCGGGGAGGCCCGCCAGACCATCGACCTCACGTGGGGCGCGGCCCTGACCCGCTTCCTCTCGCTGTCCGCCCGACAGATGGGCGACGACTTCATCTCCGTCGGCCGGGTCCAGGGGCCGACGCTCAAGCTCATCGTCGACCGCGAGCGCGAGATCCAGGCGTTCGACCCCGAGTCCTACTGGGAGCTGACGGGCGAGCTGGCGAAGTCGGGCGGCGACCCGTTCGAGGCGCGCTACTTCTACCTGAACGACGAGGGCAACGAGCGCGAGCGCGTCTGGGACGAGGCGGTCGCCGACACGCTCACCGAGGCGCTCGCCGCGGCCGAGGCGGCGACCGTCGACGACGTCGACCGCCGCACGCAGACCGACGACCCGCCGACGCCGTTCAACACCACCGCGTTCATCCGCGCGGCGGGGTCGCTCGGCTACTCCGCGCAGCGCGCCATGTCGCTCGCGGAGGACCTCTACACCGCCGGCTACGTCACCTACCCCCGGACCGACAACACGGTGTACCCGGACGACTTGGAGCCCGAGGAGCTGATCGAGGAGCTGTCGGCGGCCTCGACGTTCGGCGCGGACACCGCGAGCCTGCTCGACGGCGACGGCGACATCGAGCCGACCGAGGGCGACGAGGAGACGACGGACCACCCGCCGATCCACCCGACCGGCGAGCTCCCCTCGGCGTCGGACCTCTCCGACGACGAGTGGGAGGTGTACGAGCTCATCGTCCGCCGGTTCCTCGCCACCTGCGCCGACCCGGCCACCTGGGAGCGGCTGCGCGTGGTCGCGCTCGCGAACGGCGAGGCGACGCCGATCGCCGCCGACGCGGACGGGCTCGCCGCGCTCCGCGACCCCGAGGACGCGGCCGGGCCGGCCGACCTCGTCGCGGACGGCGGGCTGCGGCTGAAGGCCAACGGGAAGCGGCTGCTCGAGGCCGGCTACCACGACGTGTACCCGTACCGCTCCAGCGACGAGCGGATCGTGCCGGACGTCGAGGTCGGCGAGACGCTGTCGCTGTCGGACCGGGCCACCGAGGCCAAGGAGACGCAGCCGCCCCGGCGCTACGGGCAGTCGCGGCTCATCGAGGAGATGGAGAAGCGACAGTTGGGGACGAAGGCGACCCGCCACCGGACGATCGAGAAGCTGTACGACCGCAACTACGTCGAGAGCGACCCGCCGCGACCGACCCGGCTCGCCGAGGCGGTCGTCGAGGCCGCCGAGGAGTTCGCCGACCGGATCGTGAGCGAGGAGATGACCGCCCAGCTCGAACGCGACATGGCGGCCATCGCCGCGGGCGAGAAGGACTACGACGAGGTGACGGCGGACTCCCGCGAGCTGCTCTCGCGCGTGTTCGACGACCTCACCGAGTCGCGAGAGGCGGTCGGTGACCACCTCCAGACGTCGCTGAAGGCCGACAAGACGCTCGGGCCCTGTCCGGAGTGCGGCTCGGACCTGCTCGTCCGGAAGTCGCGGCAGGGGTCGTACTTCGTCGGCTGCGACGGCTACCCCGACTGCGAGTACACGCTCCCGCTCCCCTCGACCGGGAAGCCGCTCCTCCTCGACGAGACCTGCGAGGACCACGACCTCCGCCACGTGAAGATGCTCGCCGGGCGGAAGACGTTCGTCCACGGCTGCCCGCAGTGTAAGGCGGACGAGGCCGACGAGCAGGAGGACGAGGTGATCGGCCTCTGTCCCGACTGCGGCGAGGAACACGGGGGCGAGCTCGCGATCAAGCGGCTCCGCTCCGGCTCGCGGCTCGTCGGCTGTACGCGCTACCCCGACTGCGACTACTCGCTGCCGCTCCCGCGGCGCGGCGAGATCGAGGTAACCGACGAGACCTGCGAGGAGCACGACCTCCCGCACCTCCGCGTCCACTCCGGCGACGACCCCTGGGAGCTGGGCTGCCCCATCTGTAACTACC
- a CDS encoding Rid family detoxifying hydrolase, whose translation MKETIHTDDAPAAVGAYSQATTDGDLVFTAGQIPLTPEGDLLDDAPIAVQTEQALDNLLAVLEEAGAGPEDVLKTTVFMADIGDFDEMNETYADYFDESPPARSAVEAGALPKGAGVEIEAVAVVE comes from the coding sequence ATGAAGGAGACGATCCACACGGACGACGCCCCGGCGGCGGTGGGCGCGTACAGCCAGGCGACGACCGACGGCGACCTCGTGTTCACGGCCGGGCAGATCCCGCTGACGCCCGAGGGCGACCTGCTCGACGACGCCCCGATCGCGGTCCAGACGGAGCAGGCGCTCGACAACCTCCTCGCGGTGCTGGAGGAGGCAGGCGCCGGTCCCGAGGACGTGCTCAAGACGACGGTGTTCATGGCCGACATCGGCGACTTCGACGAGATGAACGAGACGTACGCCGACTACTTCGACGAGTCGCCGCCCGCCCGCTCCGCGGTCGAGGCCGGCGCGCTCCCGAAGGGCGCGGGCGTCGAGATCGAGGCCGTCGCCGTCGTCGAGTAG
- a CDS encoding DUF7577 domain-containing protein, translated as MTGDQLLPLAAIFVGVAALNLAVTWLLVRRNRDPAELLGSAAARSSDGDGEGPEIGPTLALDGDGDAGSASGAGEPDGDGPPPLDAAGETVVCRHCGAENRAGYRYCRWCVRSGFVDEDAGVTAGTAMADRSL; from the coding sequence ATGACGGGAGACCAGCTCCTGCCGCTCGCCGCGATATTCGTCGGCGTGGCGGCGCTGAACCTCGCGGTGACGTGGCTGCTCGTCCGGCGGAACCGCGACCCGGCGGAGCTGCTCGGTTCGGCCGCGGCTCGGTCCTCGGACGGCGACGGCGAGGGGCCCGAGATCGGACCGACGCTCGCGCTCGACGGCGACGGGGACGCCGGCTCGGCGAGCGGGGCGGGGGAGCCCGACGGGGACGGGCCGCCGCCGCTGGACGCCGCCGGCGAGACAGTCGTCTGCCGGCACTGCGGCGCCGAGAACCGGGCGGGGTATCGGTACTGCCGGTGGTGCGTCCGGTCGGGGTTCGTCGACGAGGACGCCGGCGTCACCGCGGGGACCGCGATGGCCGACCGGTCGCTGTGA
- the ubaA gene encoding SAMP-activating enzyme E1, whose translation MSLSLDATQLDRYSRHVILDDVGPEGQKRLLDARVLVVGAGGLGAPAIQYLAAAGVGTIGIVDDDVVERSNLQRQVIHGDGDVGRKKVDSAAEFVADLNPDVDVERHELRLDAGNARELIADHDVVVDCSDNFATRYVVNDAARIEGVPVSHGAIYKFEGQVTTLSPEGPCYRCLFPEPPEPGTVPDCASTGVLGVLPGTVGCLQATEAAKLIMDVGEPLVGRMLFYDAMDLSFETVPYARNPDCPVCGDDGIDSIEGIDYTAGCQIDAA comes from the coding sequence ATGAGTCTCTCGCTCGACGCGACCCAGCTCGACCGCTACTCAAGACACGTCATCCTCGACGACGTGGGTCCGGAGGGGCAAAAGCGGCTGCTCGACGCGCGCGTCCTCGTCGTCGGCGCGGGCGGGCTCGGCGCGCCGGCGATCCAGTACCTCGCGGCCGCGGGGGTCGGGACGATCGGTATCGTCGACGACGACGTCGTCGAGCGCTCGAACCTCCAGCGACAGGTGATCCACGGCGACGGCGACGTGGGGCGGAAGAAGGTCGACTCGGCGGCCGAGTTCGTCGCCGACCTCAACCCCGACGTCGACGTCGAGCGCCACGAACTGCGGCTCGACGCGGGCAACGCCCGCGAACTGATCGCGGACCACGACGTTGTCGTCGACTGCTCGGACAACTTCGCCACCCGCTACGTGGTGAACGACGCGGCCCGAATCGAGGGGGTGCCGGTGTCGCACGGCGCGATCTACAAGTTCGAGGGGCAGGTGACGACGCTCTCGCCTGAGGGCCCCTGTTACCGCTGCCTGTTCCCCGAGCCGCCGGAACCGGGGACGGTGCCCGACTGCGCCAGCACGGGCGTCCTCGGCGTCCTCCCGGGGACGGTCGGCTGCCTCCAGGCGACCGAGGCCGCGAAGCTGATCATGGACGTGGGCGAGCCGCTCGTCGGGCGGATGCTGTTCTACGACGCCATGGACCTCTCGTTCGAGACGGTGCCGTACGCGCGCAACCCCGACTGTCCGGTGTGCGGCGACGACGGCATCGACAGCATCGAGGGGATCGACTACACGGCCGGCTGTCAGATCGACGCGGCCTGA
- a CDS encoding serine hydrolase domain-containing protein → MYFPDAGEWERRDPEAVGLDPEAVAAAADYHRLNGTPREQINYDFADHETWDDAEGEHGQRIGPHPARRGGPAGLVLKDGYLVAEWGDTRRVDQAFSVAKSFLSVVAGVAWDRGEIGSVDDRVREYVDDGGFEGDHNGAITWRHLLHQTSEWEGTLFGKPDAVDRNRAVGKDGEALDKSETRSLREPGTFWEYNDVRINRLSLALLRTVGRPLPRVLAENVMEPVGATDTWEWHGYYNSTVDVDGTAMKSVSGGGHWGGGLWISARDLARVGLLYLNGGEWDGNRLLSEAWVDASTEPCEVNESYGYLWWLNEGRTLWPSAPESAYAALGHGQNTVWVDPEHDLVVVLRWLRYDEDAEETDARTEQDRFYAKLLDGLD, encoded by the coding sequence ATGTACTTCCCCGACGCGGGCGAGTGGGAACGGCGCGACCCCGAGGCGGTCGGGCTCGACCCGGAGGCCGTCGCGGCCGCGGCCGACTACCACAGGCTGAACGGCACGCCGCGCGAGCAGATCAACTACGACTTCGCGGACCACGAGACGTGGGACGACGCCGAGGGCGAGCACGGGCAGCGGATCGGGCCCCACCCCGCGCGGCGCGGCGGCCCGGCGGGACTCGTCCTCAAGGACGGTTACCTCGTCGCGGAGTGGGGCGACACCCGGCGCGTGGACCAGGCGTTCAGCGTCGCCAAGAGCTTCCTCTCGGTCGTCGCGGGCGTGGCGTGGGACCGCGGCGAGATCGGTTCCGTCGACGACCGCGTCCGCGAGTACGTCGACGACGGCGGGTTCGAGGGCGACCACAACGGGGCGATCACGTGGCGCCACCTGCTCCACCAGACCAGCGAGTGGGAGGGGACGCTGTTCGGCAAGCCCGACGCCGTCGACCGCAACCGGGCGGTCGGGAAGGACGGCGAGGCGCTCGACAAGTCGGAGACGCGGTCGCTCCGCGAGCCGGGGACGTTCTGGGAGTACAACGACGTGCGGATCAACCGCCTCTCGCTGGCGCTCCTGCGAACGGTCGGCCGGCCGCTCCCCCGCGTGCTCGCGGAGAACGTCATGGAACCGGTCGGCGCCACCGACACCTGGGAGTGGCACGGCTACTACAACTCGACGGTCGACGTGGACGGGACGGCGATGAAGAGCGTCTCCGGCGGCGGCCACTGGGGCGGCGGGCTGTGGATCTCCGCCCGCGACCTCGCGCGGGTCGGCCTGCTGTACCTCAACGGCGGGGAGTGGGACGGGAACCGACTGCTCTCGGAGGCGTGGGTCGACGCGTCGACCGAGCCCTGTGAGGTCAACGAGAGCTACGGCTACCTGTGGTGGCTCAACGAGGGCCGGACGCTGTGGCCGAGCGCCCCCGAGTCGGCGTACGCCGCCCTCGGGCACGGACAGAACACCGTCTGGGTCGACCCCGAACACGACCTCGTCGTCGTGCTCCGGTGGCTGCGCTACGACGAGGACGCCGAGGAGACCGACGCGCGGACCGAGCAGGACCGGTTCTACGCGAAACTGCTCGACGGGCTCGACTGA
- a CDS encoding 50S ribosomal protein L15e, translated as MARSFYSHIKEAWRSPKEGKLAELQWQRKQEWRDQGAIERIERPTRLDKARELGYKAKQGVIVARVSVRKGGSRKQRFKAGRRSKRQGVNRVSRRKSIQRIAEERASRKYRNLRVLNSYWVGEDGSQKWHEVILVDPAHPAIENDDDLNWICSDDHKGRAYRGLTSAGTKGRGQRKRGKGTEKTRPSVTSNDRQGK; from the coding sequence ATGGCACGAAGCTTCTACTCGCACATCAAGGAGGCGTGGCGGTCCCCCAAGGAGGGGAAACTGGCCGAGCTGCAGTGGCAGCGCAAACAGGAGTGGCGCGACCAGGGCGCCATCGAGCGCATCGAGCGCCCCACCCGGCTGGACAAGGCCCGCGAACTGGGCTACAAGGCCAAGCAGGGCGTCATCGTCGCCCGCGTGAGCGTCCGGAAGGGCGGCTCGCGCAAGCAGCGCTTCAAGGCGGGCCGCCGCTCGAAGCGCCAGGGCGTCAACCGCGTCTCGCGGCGCAAGTCGATCCAGCGCATCGCCGAGGAGCGCGCCTCGCGGAAGTACCGCAACCTCCGCGTGCTCAACTCCTACTGGGTCGGTGAGGACGGCTCCCAGAAGTGGCACGAGGTCATCCTCGTGGACCCCGCCCACCCCGCGATCGAGAACGACGACGACCTGAACTGGATCTGCTCGGACGACCACAAGGGCCGCGCGTACCGCGGCCTCACCTCCGCCGGCACCAAGGGCCGCGGCCAGCGCAAGCGCGGCAAGGGCACCGAGAAGACGCGCCCGAGCGTCACCTCGAACGACCGGCAGGGCAAGTAA
- a CDS encoding nicotinate-nucleotide--dimethylbenzimidazole phosphoribosyltransferase, with amino-acid sequence MGDVTLVVVAGTTETAAIDGISAAGADPDLRVHTPSADLEIVASGRPAPGSPVPVSPGGCPTPAVVTRAVRELLGPESLPAEFIDAGLGAPTAAATRGVGAAPGGDVRDPEPVPAAATVFERARSLAPDLAASGGGDDAGGDGATELLVAETIPGGTTTALGVLTALGERAAVSSSLPANPIERKRRVVAEGLAASGLDPGGAAGDPIEAVRLAGDPVLAAVAGLLVGCADEEVDVTLAGGTQLAAAAALARHAGVDRRLPLATTSLVADDPTADLPALAADLDLTLAAADPGFAEGDHPALAAYARGEAKEGVGMGGTLALAERAGVADAAVRDRIAAVTDRLLAERAPRDPDGSTPTSGGDPP; translated from the coding sequence GTGGGGGACGTGACCCTCGTCGTCGTCGCCGGGACGACCGAGACGGCCGCGATCGACGGAATTAGCGCCGCGGGCGCCGACCCCGACCTGCGCGTCCACACGCCGAGCGCCGACCTCGAGATCGTCGCGTCCGGGCGCCCGGCCCCGGGCTCGCCCGTGCCGGTGAGCCCGGGCGGCTGTCCGACCCCCGCGGTCGTCACCCGCGCCGTCCGCGAGCTGCTCGGCCCCGAGTCGCTCCCAGCCGAGTTCATTGACGCCGGCCTGGGAGCGCCCACCGCGGCCGCCACGCGCGGCGTCGGCGCGGCGCCGGGCGGCGACGTGCGCGACCCGGAACCGGTCCCGGCGGCGGCGACCGTCTTCGAGCGCGCGCGGTCGCTGGCGCCGGACCTCGCCGCGTCCGGAGGCGGCGACGACGCGGGCGGCGACGGGGCGACCGAACTCCTCGTCGCGGAGACGATCCCGGGCGGAACGACGACGGCGCTCGGGGTCCTGACGGCGCTCGGCGAGCGCGCCGCGGTCTCCTCGTCGCTCCCGGCGAACCCGATCGAGCGCAAGCGCCGCGTCGTCGCCGAGGGGCTGGCGGCGAGCGGCCTCGACCCGGGCGGCGCGGCGGGCGACCCGATCGAGGCGGTCCGGCTGGCCGGCGACCCGGTCCTCGCCGCGGTCGCCGGGCTGCTCGTCGGCTGCGCGGACGAGGAGGTCGACGTCACGCTCGCGGGCGGCACCCAGCTCGCCGCCGCCGCGGCGCTCGCGCGACACGCCGGGGTCGACCGCCGGCTCCCGCTGGCGACCACGTCGCTCGTCGCCGACGACCCCACGGCGGACCTCCCGGCGCTCGCCGCCGACCTCGACCTGACGCTCGCGGCGGCCGACCCCGGGTTCGCCGAGGGCGACCACCCCGCGCTGGCGGCGTACGCCCGGGGCGAGGCGAAGGAGGGCGTCGGAATGGGCGGGACGCTCGCGCTCGCGGAGCGCGCGGGTGTCGCCGACGCCGCCGTCCGCGATCGGATCGCCGCCGTGACCGACCGGCTTCTCGCCGAGCGCGCGCCGCGCGACCCGGACGGCTCGACGCCGACGAGCGGGGGCGACCCGCCGTGA
- a CDS encoding cobyrinic acid a,c-diamide synthase, which produces MKGLVLAGTASGVGKTVATLAALRAFEAAGRTVQPAKAGPDFIDPSHHARVAGRPSRTLDPWLQGPGGLRRNYARGEGDVCVIEGMMGLYDGDAASTAGVAAALDLPVVLVVDASAGMESVAATALGFAAYADRTPHDLDVAGVIAQKAHGGRHEDGIREALPDGLDYCGRVPPREDLEVPDRHLGLRMAEEAPLDDAALDAAAEALRTDRLLDLAREPTPRAEATSDAGVRDAAASRGDGDPPRIAVADDAAFRFVYPATRERLAERATVVPFAPAAGDDLPLCDGVYLPGGYPELHAAALAEGPALDSVADAAAEGTPVLGECGGLMALAETLTTVEGDAHEMAGVLPASVEMRERYQGLDHVELRARTETLTAGAGDRLRGHEFHYSAADIADDARFAFDVERGTGIDGDREGLVEHRTLGTYCHVHAASGAFDAFLDEVER; this is translated from the coding sequence GTGAAGGGGCTCGTCCTCGCCGGCACCGCCTCCGGCGTCGGCAAGACCGTGGCGACGCTCGCGGCGCTGCGCGCGTTCGAGGCCGCGGGACGGACGGTTCAGCCCGCGAAGGCGGGCCCGGACTTCATCGACCCGAGCCACCACGCCCGGGTCGCGGGCCGGCCCTCGCGGACGCTCGACCCGTGGCTCCAGGGGCCCGGTGGGCTCCGCCGGAACTACGCCCGCGGCGAGGGCGACGTGTGCGTGATCGAGGGGATGATGGGGCTGTACGACGGCGACGCGGCGAGCACCGCCGGCGTCGCGGCCGCGCTCGACCTGCCGGTCGTCCTCGTCGTGGACGCGAGCGCGGGGATGGAGAGCGTCGCGGCGACCGCGCTCGGCTTCGCGGCGTACGCCGACCGGACGCCCCACGACCTCGACGTGGCGGGCGTGATCGCCCAGAAGGCCCACGGCGGCCGCCACGAGGACGGGATCCGCGAGGCGCTCCCCGACGGGCTCGACTACTGCGGCCGGGTCCCGCCGCGCGAGGACCTGGAGGTCCCCGACCGGCACCTCGGGCTCCGGATGGCCGAGGAGGCCCCGCTCGACGACGCGGCGCTCGACGCCGCCGCCGAGGCGCTCCGGACCGACCGGCTGCTCGACCTCGCGCGCGAGCCGACGCCCCGCGCGGAGGCGACCTCGGACGCGGGCGTCAGAGACGCCGCCGCGAGCCGCGGCGACGGCGACCCTCCGCGGATCGCGGTCGCCGACGACGCAGCGTTCCGGTTCGTGTACCCGGCCACCCGCGAGCGCCTCGCGGAGCGCGCGACGGTGGTCCCGTTCGCGCCGGCGGCCGGCGACGACCTCCCGCTCTGCGACGGGGTCTACCTCCCCGGCGGCTACCCGGAGCTCCACGCGGCGGCGCTCGCCGAGGGGCCGGCGCTCGACTCGGTCGCGGACGCCGCGGCCGAGGGGACCCCGGTACTCGGCGAGTGCGGCGGGCTGATGGCGCTCGCGGAGACGCTGACGACTGTCGAGGGCGACGCCCACGAGATGGCCGGCGTCCTCCCCGCGAGCGTCGAGATGCGGGAGCGGTACCAGGGGCTCGACCACGTCGAACTGCGCGCGCGGACCGAGACGCTCACCGCGGGCGCGGGCGACCGGCTCCGCGGCCACGAGTTCCACTACTCCGCGGCCGACATCGCCGACGACGCTCGGTTCGCGTTCGACGTGGAGCGCGGTACGGGCATCGACGGCGACCGCGAGGGGCTCGTCGAGCACCGGACCCTCGGCACGTACTGCCACGTCCACGCCGCGAGCGGGGCGTTCGACGCGTTCCTCGACGAGGTGGAGCGGTGA
- a CDS encoding CobD/CbiB family cobalamin biosynthesis protein: MTGSGVLPAAAVTLLAPLAVAVALDLAVAEPPRRVHPVALFGRLIGPFDREWGRPGLVGAAVAVALPLAAAAACGGAVRLAAVYGPRLGGVPVLAVPVAAAVCFSTASLRMLLDVTGEVVAESEADPDAARESVRALVGRDPAALSPADLRSAAVESAAENLADGFVAPLAWFVAGATVAVALAAAAGGAAVPSVALAAGVAAAAWAKAVNTLDSMLGYRSKPVGRASARLDDAAMFLPARAAAGCLAVAARSPGSLRRARSLAREPASPNSGWPMATAAVALGVRLEKPGAYALPGGPEPPTPAAARDAVRLVGAAGGIAVAAAAGWLLALAGVIAWS, from the coding sequence GTGACGGGGAGCGGTGTCCTCCCGGCCGCGGCGGTCACGCTGCTCGCCCCGCTCGCCGTCGCCGTCGCGCTCGACCTCGCGGTCGCGGAGCCGCCCCGGCGGGTCCACCCGGTCGCGCTGTTCGGGCGCCTCATCGGGCCCTTCGACCGCGAGTGGGGGCGTCCGGGACTCGTCGGCGCCGCGGTCGCGGTCGCGCTCCCGCTGGCCGCGGCGGCGGCCTGCGGCGGAGCGGTCCGCCTCGCGGCCGTCTACGGCCCCCGGCTCGGGGGGGTCCCGGTCCTCGCCGTCCCCGTCGCGGCCGCCGTCTGCTTCTCGACCGCGAGCCTGCGCATGCTGCTCGACGTGACGGGCGAGGTGGTCGCGGAGAGCGAGGCCGACCCCGACGCGGCCCGGGAGTCCGTCCGAGCGCTCGTCGGCCGCGACCCCGCCGCCCTCTCGCCGGCCGACCTCCGCAGCGCCGCGGTCGAGAGCGCCGCCGAGAACCTCGCGGACGGGTTCGTCGCGCCCCTCGCCTGGTTCGTCGCGGGCGCGACCGTCGCCGTCGCGCTCGCCGCGGCGGCGGGGGGCGCCGCCGTCCCGTCAGTCGCGCTCGCCGCCGGCGTCGCGGCCGCCGCCTGGGCGAAGGCCGTGAACACGCTCGACTCGATGCTCGGCTACCGCTCGAAGCCGGTCGGCCGGGCGAGCGCCCGCCTCGACGACGCCGCCATGTTCCTACCCGCGCGAGCCGCCGCGGGCTGTCTCGCGGTCGCCGCTCGGTCGCCCGGGAGCCTGCGACGGGCGCGGTCGCTGGCCCGCGAGCCCGCCTCGCCGAACTCGGGGTGGCCGATGGCGACGGCCGCGGTCGCGCTCGGCGTCCGCTTGGAGAAGCCGGGCGCGTACGCGCTCCCCGGGGGGCCCGAGCCGCCGACGCCCGCGGCCGCCCGTGACGCCGTGCGCCTCGTCGGCGCCGCCGGCGGGATCGCGGTCGCGGCCGCGGCCGGGTGGCTCCTCGCGCTCGCGGGGGTGATCGCGTGGTCCTGA
- a CDS encoding adenosylcobinamide-GDP ribazoletransferase — MVLTVAALRGALGFCSRVPVGRDEAAWEAFRRTPAAMPAVAYALGTLVALPVVAATLLPVPVPSPTVAAAVPAWLYLVSGITHLDGVADLGDAAVVHGDAEGRREVMKDSALGVGGALAVALVVFGLATAATVAVDLARLSLVDAVALVVAAEVGARGAAAALVCVGEAAHEGLGSALTAESGPRDLTWVALAAAPAALLGPAAAAAGVGFNAAFVPGAALAAAGAVAIVGLAWANVRLGGVSGDVLGAATEVARVVGVHAGVIAWTLS; from the coding sequence GTGGTCCTGACGGTCGCCGCGCTCCGCGGCGCGCTCGGGTTCTGCTCGCGGGTCCCCGTCGGCCGCGACGAGGCGGCCTGGGAGGCGTTCCGGCGGACGCCCGCGGCCATGCCGGCGGTCGCCTACGCGCTCGGCACCTTGGTCGCGCTCCCGGTCGTCGCCGCGACGCTGCTCCCCGTCCCGGTCCCGTCCCCCACGGTCGCGGCGGCGGTCCCCGCGTGGCTGTACCTCGTCAGCGGGATCACCCACCTCGACGGCGTCGCCGACCTCGGCGACGCGGCGGTCGTCCACGGGGACGCCGAGGGCCGCCGCGAGGTGATGAAGGACTCGGCGCTCGGCGTCGGCGGCGCGCTCGCGGTGGCGCTCGTCGTCTTCGGCCTCGCGACGGCGGCGACGGTGGCGGTGGACCTCGCCCGGCTCTCGCTCGTCGACGCCGTCGCACTCGTCGTCGCCGCCGAGGTCGGCGCGAGGGGCGCCGCAGCCGCGCTCGTCTGCGTCGGCGAGGCCGCCCACGAGGGGCTCGGGTCGGCGCTGACCGCCGAGTCCGGCCCGCGGGACCTGACCTGGGTCGCGCTCGCGGCGGCCCCCGCCGCGCTGCTGGGCCCCGCCGCGGCCGCGGCGGGCGTCGGGTTCAACGCCGCGTTCGTCCCCGGCGCGGCGCTGGCCGCCGCGGGCGCCGTCGCCATCGTCGGCCTGGCGTGGGCGAACGTGCGCCTCGGCGGGGTCAGCGGCGACGTGCTCGGCGCGGCGACCGAGGTCGCCCGGGTCGTCGGGGTTCACGCGGGGGTGATCGCGTGGACGCTCTCGTGA